One Armatimonadota bacterium genomic window carries:
- a CDS encoding SIS domain-containing protein has product MTDTTSAAQQARITAYLQQVGRIVDQLPPDAIGDIAEVIFDAYRRGRHVFAFGNGGSSACASHFIEDVAKGIDYGAGRPRYRALALTESVPLITAWANDTTYDNVFAEQLRNFVEPGDIAIGISASGNSPNVLRAFELAKQVGATTIGLTGYDGGQLRRIADRCIVVPCDNMQQIEDLHLIICHLIFVCLRDTEAAARL; this is encoded by the coding sequence GTGACAGATACCACGTCCGCCGCCCAGCAGGCGCGCATAACCGCCTACTTGCAGCAGGTCGGCCGCATCGTTGACCAACTGCCGCCCGACGCTATCGGCGACATCGCGGAGGTCATCTTCGACGCCTACCGCCGCGGACGCCATGTCTTCGCCTTCGGCAACGGCGGCAGCTCTGCCTGCGCCTCTCATTTCATCGAGGACGTGGCCAAGGGCATTGATTACGGCGCCGGGCGGCCCCGCTATCGCGCTTTGGCGCTGACCGAAAGCGTCCCCCTCATCACCGCCTGGGCCAATGACACCACCTACGACAACGTGTTCGCCGAGCAGCTTCGCAATTTCGTCGAGCCGGGCGATATCGCCATCGGCATCAGCGCCAGCGGCAATTCGCCCAACGTCCTGCGCGCATTCGAGCTCGCCAAGCAGGTTGGCGCCACCACCATTGGCCTGACCGGCTACGACGGCGGGCAGTTGCGGCGCATCGCCGACCGCTGCATCGTCGTCCCCTGCGACAACATGCAGCAGATCGAGGACCTTCATCTCATAATCTGTCACCTCATCTTCGTCTGCTTG